From the genome of Drosophila melanogaster chromosome 2L, one region includes:
- the CG31915 gene encoding uncharacterized protein has translation MNKQVIFGLLLACILVCISGQDEEDYQESPTVLIALLVRNKAHILPMFLSYLEQQDYPKERIAIWLRCDHSNDDSIELLRQWLDNSGDLYHSVSYEFKPEEQSFVNGTSPYEWPASRFKHLIALKEEAFQYGRDIWADYVFFLDADVLLTSKDSLKVLTRLQLPIVAPMLISESLYSNFWCGMTEDYYYRRTDEYKEIYHVKKQGSFPVPMVHTAVLVNMNHRAVRNLTFDRNKLVELQKSRQQEPLYDGPADDIIVFAISANSSGIPLHICNDITFGYILQPLEPGDTLDHDVQQLVNLKSIMVNELGAVPPLLDYYKHLEKKPEKSKLSLDRIFMINLKRRPERREKMERLFDEIGIEAEHFPAVDGKELSTERLLEMGVRFLPGYEDPYHHRAMTMGEIGCFLSHYNIWVMMVRKQLKEVLILEDDIRFEPYFRQNAVRILNQARNAAQYDLIYFGRKRLKEESEPAVENADNLVHAGYSYWTLGYVISLQGALKLLAAKPLDKLIPVDEFLPLMFDRHPNKTWTEAFPKRNLVAFSASPLLLYPIYYTGESGYISDTEDSQQISVETSEEGEARLKSDREQVFDHEQEFKLNPELKLGESLSKSHQEL, from the exons ATGAACAAACAAGTTATATTCGGCCTGCTCCTCGCTTGCATTTTGGTGTGCATTTCAGGACAGGATGAGGAGGATTACCAGGAGTCGCCAACGGTACTGATTGCCCTGCTGGTGCGGAACAAAGCCCACATACTGCCCATGTTCCTCAGCTACCTGGAGCAGCAGGACTATCCAAAGGAAAGAATAGCAATTTG GTTGCGCTGTGATCACAGCAACGATGACAGCATAGAGCTATTGCGGCAGTGGCTGGACAACTCGGGGGATCTTTATCACAGCGTAAGCTACGAATTTAAGCCGGAGGAGCAGAGCTTTGTCAACGGGACTTCACCGTACGAGTGGCCCGCATCGCGTTTCAAGCACCTAATCGCCCTGAAAGAGGAGGCCTTTCAGTATGGTCGCGATATTTGGGCTGACTACGTGTTTTTCCTGGACGCCGATGTCTTGCTAACTTCAAAAGATTCGCTAAAAGTCCTCACCCGACTCCAATTACCAATTGTGGCTCCCATGCTGATCTCGGAGAGCTTATACTCGAATTTCTGGTGTGGCATGACGGAGGACTACTACTACAGACGCACCGATGAGTACAAGGAAATCTATCATGTGAAAAAGCAAGGCAGCTTCCCAGTGCCAATGGTCCACACAGCCGTTTTGGTGAACATGAACCATCGAGCGGTTAGGAATCTCACCTTCGATAGGAACAAGCTGGTGGAATTGCAGAAATCCCGACAGCAAGAGCCACTGTACGATGGACCAGCCGATGACATCATTGTGTTCGCCATATCGGCCAACAGTTCAGGCATTCCCTTGCACATTTGCAACGACATAACCTTTGGTTATATACTGCAGCCATTGGAACCAGGCGATACCTTGGACCACGACGTACAACAGCTGGTGAACCTCAAGAGCATTATGGTCAATGAACTCGGCGCAGTGCCGCCACTGCTGGACTACTACAAGCATTTGGAGAAGAAACCGGAGAAGAGCAAACTCTCCTTGGACCGCATATTTATGATTAATCTAAAAAGACGACCCGAGCGGCGAGAGAAAATGGAAAGGCTGTTCGACGAGATCGGAATAGAGGCGGAGCACTTCCCGGCCGTTGATGGCAAAGAACTGAGCACGGAAAGGCTGCTGGAGATGGGCGTACGATTTCTGCCCGGCTACGAGGATCCCTATCATCATCGGGCGATGACAATGGGCGAGATTGGCTGCTTTCTGAGCCACTACAACATCTGGGTGATGATGGTGCGCAAGCAACTGAAGGAGGTGCTCATTCTGGAGGACGATATACGTTTCGAGCCGTATTTCCGACAGAACGCAGTCAGAATTCTCAACCAGGCCAGGAATGCCGCACAGTACGACCTGATTTACTTTGGCCGCAAACGTTTGAAGGAGGAAAGCGAGCCGGCTGTGGAGAATGCGGATAATCTGGTGCACGCTGGCTACTCGTACTGGACACTGGGCTACGTTATATCCCTGCAGGGTGCACTGAAACTGCTGGCCGCCAAGCCGCTGGACAAGCTCATACCGGTCGATGAGTTTCTGCCGCTGATGTTCGATCGTCATCCGAACAAAACGTGGACGGAAGCCTTTCCCAAGCGTAATCTTGTTGCCTTCAGCGCCTCGCCGCTTCTGCTGTATCCCATTTACTATACTGGTGAATCTGGTTATATATCCGACACCGAGGACTCGCAACAAATCAGCGTGGAGACGAGCGAGGAGGGCGAGGCCAGGCTAAAGAGCGATCGAGAGCAGGTTTTCGACCATGAGCAGGAATTCAAGCTCAATCCGGAACTCAAGCTGGGCGAGAGCTTGTCCAAGAGCCACCAGGAACTGTAG
- the Cox11 gene encoding cytochrome c oxidase copper chaperone COX11 codes for MMRSLCALRGQCQQLFRSSIRPQNSVHKSQQFWRMKSTDSPEDAARKLRAKSTLYYITAGGVLIVGLSYAAVPLYSIFCQAYSYGGTTTQGHDAEKVEHMKKIEDRVLKIRFNADIGSSMRWNFKPQQYEIKVAPGETALAFYTARNPTDKPVIGISTYNVIPFEAGAYFNKIQCFCFEEQQLNPHEEVDMPVFFYIDPEITADPALETCDTITLSYTFFEAKEGLKLNFPSYAKPHAASA; via the coding sequence ATGATGCGCAGCCTTTGTGCCCTCCGTGGACAATGCCAGCAACTGTTCAGGAGCTCCATCCGCCCTCAAAACTCAGTCCATAAGTCACAACAATTTTGGCGCATGAAATCGACGGATTCTCCGGAGGATGCCGCCCGTAAATTGCGTGCGAAATCCACACTCTACTACATAACCGCCGGCGGTGTGCTGATTGTGGGCCTGAGCTATGCTGCTGTGCCGCTGTACAGCATCTTCTGCCAGGCCTACAGTTACGGAGGGACCACCACGCAGGGGCACGATGCCGAAAAGGTGGAGCACATGAAAAAGATCGAGGATCGGGTGCTGAAGATCCGTTTCAACGCCGACATTGGATCCTCGATGCGCTGGAACTTCAAGCCGCAGCAGTACGAGATCAAAGTAGCTCCTGGCGAGACTGCTCTGGCCTTTTACACGGCGCGAAATCCCACGGATAAGCCGGTAATTGGCATCAGCACGTACAATGTGATTCCCTTCGAGGCGGGCGCGTATTTCAACAAAATCCAATGCTTTTGCTTCGAGGAACAGCAACTGAATCCACACGAGGAGGTGGACATGCCCGTCTTCTTCTACATCGATCCCGAAATAACGGCAGATCCGGCGCTGGAGACCTGTGACACCATCACCCTTTCGTACACCTTCTTCGAGGCCAAGGAGGGTCTGAAACTGAACTTCCCCAGCTATGCAAAACCTCATGCGGCAAGTGCGTGA
- the Coq6 gene encoding coenzyme Q6 codes for MLGVLRIQGALASAGQARLLSVRLLASKSTTDMTTNRGESTQSTSTEHFDIIIGGGGLVGTTLAAALAKNSTLADKKVLLLEGAPEFRGFNPTGPYQNRVSAINHNSIELFKSIDAWKHIESARYKPVKQMQVWESNTDALIQFQHDNFASDVACIIENDLILDAVYALAKESPNVEILNKARIQCVRLPRDSNSNHSELQLEDGRNFSCDLLIGADGANSVVRKEMNVDVFSLNYDRMGLVATLELGEDACDNSVAWQRFLPNGPVALLPLTDRLSSLVWSTTNEQAKMLQALPPTEFVDALNEAFCRQYPRVELADKAVQALNSLFGHNGSQHQVQYPPRVCGVLDKSRATFPLGFLHASSYVCNGAALVGDAAHRVHPLAGQGVNLGFSDVRYLVESLAAGAYAGFKLGDKQHLIKYERKCLAKNVPIMLGVHGLHTLYATQFSPVVLLRSLGLQLTQNLPPVKNLFMRGAMGQ; via the coding sequence ATGTTGGGTGTTCTACGTATCCAAGGAGCGTTGGCTTCGGCGGGGCAGGCGCGTCTTCTGTCCGTCCGCCTGCTGGCCAGCAAATCCACCACTGACATGACCACAAACCGCGGTGAATCCACACAATCGACGTCCACCGAACACTTTGATATAATCATCGGAGGCGGCGGACTGGTGGGCACCACATTGGCCGCAGCTCTGGCCAAGAACTCGACGTTGGCGGACAAGAAGGTACTGCTGCTGGAAGGTGCGCCCGAGTTCCGGGGATTTAATCCCACTGGGCCATACCAGAATCGCGTATCCGCCATCAATCACAACTCCATCGAGCTGTTCAAGTCCATTGATGCGTGGAAGCACATCGAGTCGGCGCGCTACAAGCCCGTCAAGCAGATGCAGGTGTGGGAGTCCAACACGGACGCACTGATCCAGTTCCAGCACGATAACTTTGCCAGCGACGTGGCCTGCATCATTGAGAACGATTTGATCCTGGATGCGGTCTATGCGCTGGCCAAGGAATCACCCAATGTGGAGATCCTCAACAAGGCCAGAATCCAGTGCGTTCGCCTGCCCAGGGACTCCAACTCCAATCACTCCGAGCTGCAGCTAGAGGATGGACGCAACTTTTCCTGCGATTTGCTGATCGGAGCGGATGGCGCCAATTCCGTGGTCAGAAAGGAGATGAACGTGGATGTATTTTCCCTGAACTACGACCGCATGGGCCTGGTGGCTACGCTGGAACTCGGCGAAGATGCCTGTGATAATTCCGTGGCGTGGCAGAGGTTTCTGCCCAATGGACCAGTGGCACTGCTACCACTAACGGACAGGCTGAGCTCCCTGGTCTGGAGCACCACCAACGAGCAAGCGAAAATGCTGCAAGCCCTACCACCCACAGAATTCGTAGACGCCCTCAACGAAGCCTTCTGCCGGCAGTATCCGCGCGTTGAGCTCGCAGACAAGGCTGTCCAGGCGCTGAACTCCTTGTTTGGACACAACGGCAGCCAGCACCAGGTGCAATATCCGCCACGGGTGTGCGGCGTGCTGGACAAGTCGCGTGCCACGTTTCCATTGGGTTTCCTGCACGCCTCGTCGTACGTGTGCAATGGAGCAGCTCTGGTCGGTGATGCCGCCCATCGAGTGCATCCGCTCGCCGGCCAGGGCGTCAATCTGGGCTTCAGCGATGTGCGGTATCTGGTGGAATCGCTGGCCGCCGGTGCATACGCCGGTTTCAAGCTCGGCGACAAGCAGCATCTCATCAAATACGAGCGCAAGTGTCTGGCGAAGAACGTGCCCATTATGCTGGGCGTGCATGGACTGCACACGCTCTACGCCACGCAGTTCAGTCCGGTGGTCTTGCTGCGCAGCTTGGGTCTGCAGCTGACCCAGAACTTGCCGCCCGTCAAGAATCTGTTCATGCGCGGAGCGATGGGTCAGTAG